The Paenalcaligenes faecalis genome has a window encoding:
- the pyrE gene encoding orotate phosphoribosyltransferase — protein MPSQRNEFVRFALDQGVLRFGEFKVKSGRLSPYFFNAGLFNSGASVGRLAQFYAHALMASGVEFDMLFGPAYKGIPLSTATSVALANHPSMAGRDVPFAFNRKEAKAHGEGGTLVGAPLKGKVIIIDDVITAGTSVGESVEIIRAAGAEPAGVLIALDRMERAGPDNALSAHSAVQEVSKKYGMPVISIASLSDIMFYLENNSELAAHQQSVAAYRQKYGV, from the coding sequence ATGCCCTCTCAACGTAATGAATTTGTACGCTTTGCTTTAGACCAAGGCGTTTTGCGCTTTGGTGAATTTAAAGTGAAGTCGGGTCGTCTTAGCCCCTATTTTTTTAATGCGGGCTTGTTTAACAGTGGGGCGTCTGTAGGTCGTTTGGCTCAATTTTATGCGCATGCCTTGATGGCGTCTGGGGTCGAGTTTGATATGCTATTTGGCCCGGCCTACAAAGGTATCCCCCTATCAACAGCGACCTCGGTGGCCTTGGCGAATCACCCCAGCATGGCGGGCCGCGATGTGCCTTTTGCTTTTAACCGTAAAGAGGCCAAAGCACATGGCGAAGGCGGAACCCTAGTTGGTGCCCCATTAAAAGGCAAGGTCATCATTATTGATGATGTGATTACCGCAGGGACTTCTGTTGGCGAGTCTGTGGAGATCATCCGAGCCGCAGGCGCTGAACCGGCTGGGGTACTCATTGCCCTAGATCGCATGGAGCGAGCAGGCCCTGACAATGCATTATCAGCACATTCGGCAGTTCAAGAGGTCAGCAAAAAGTACGGTATGCCAGTCATTAGTATCGCATCCCTGAGCGATATTATGTTCTACCTAGAGAACAATTCAGAATTAGCAGCACATCAACAATCAGTGGCAGCCTATCGCCAAAAATATGGTGTTTAA
- the gatB gene encoding Asp-tRNA(Asn)/Glu-tRNA(Gln) amidotransferase subunit GatB, whose product MEWEIVIGLETHAQLSTKSKIFSNSSTAFGSEPNTQASAIDMALPGTLPVFNEAAADKAIRFGLAVGAEITPRSVFARKNYFYPDLPKNYQTSQFDLPVVVGGKISFFVGEVEHTINLTRAHLEEDAGKSLHENFTGPHGESSTGIDLNRAGTPLLEIVSEPEMRSAAEAVAYARAMHSLVVWLGICDGNMQEGSFRCDANVSVRPKGQKEFGTRCELKNINSFRFMERAINYEVRRQIELIEDGGKVIQETRLYDADLDETRSMRSKEDANDYRYFSDPDLAPLYISPEWIERVKKEMPELPAQKRARFEAELGLNAYDANQLTVSRDVSDFFEQTYAALNNSHAKLAANWIISDLTAALNREELSITESKINPAQLAMLILRIADNTISNKMAREVFAAMWEGEAAADADAIIEKRGLKQISDSGAIEAMVDEVIAANPDIVEQYRAGRDKAFNSLIGQVMKAAKGKANPQQVTDILKSKLG is encoded by the coding sequence ATGGAATGGGAAATTGTGATTGGGCTAGAAACTCACGCCCAGCTATCAACTAAATCAAAAATCTTTTCTAACAGCAGCACCGCATTTGGCTCTGAGCCTAATACACAGGCATCCGCTATTGATATGGCGCTACCTGGCACGCTGCCTGTTTTTAACGAGGCCGCCGCCGACAAAGCCATTCGTTTTGGCCTAGCTGTCGGTGCCGAAATCACGCCTCGATCTGTCTTTGCACGTAAAAACTATTTTTACCCTGACCTACCTAAAAACTACCAAACCAGTCAGTTTGATCTGCCGGTCGTGGTCGGTGGCAAAATCAGCTTCTTTGTGGGCGAAGTTGAGCATACGATTAATTTAACGCGTGCTCATCTCGAAGAAGACGCAGGTAAATCCTTACACGAAAACTTTACAGGCCCGCATGGGGAATCCTCCACAGGGATAGACTTAAATCGCGCTGGTACGCCCTTGCTTGAAATTGTCTCTGAACCAGAAATGCGTTCTGCCGCCGAGGCCGTTGCCTATGCACGGGCCATGCACTCATTAGTCGTGTGGCTAGGCATCTGTGATGGCAACATGCAAGAAGGCTCTTTCCGTTGCGATGCGAACGTGTCTGTACGCCCTAAAGGTCAAAAAGAGTTTGGCACACGTTGCGAACTAAAAAACATTAACTCATTCCGTTTCATGGAGCGTGCCATCAACTACGAGGTACGCCGGCAAATTGAGTTAATCGAAGACGGCGGTAAAGTCATTCAAGAAACCCGTCTCTACGATGCTGATCTGGATGAAACGCGCAGCATGCGTAGCAAAGAAGACGCAAATGACTACCGTTATTTTTCTGATCCTGATTTAGCTCCTTTGTATATCAGCCCAGAATGGATTGAGCGCGTCAAAAAAGAGATGCCCGAGTTACCGGCCCAGAAACGAGCACGCTTTGAGGCAGAACTAGGACTAAATGCCTATGACGCCAATCAATTGACTGTCTCTCGCGATGTGTCTGATTTCTTTGAGCAAACCTATGCGGCTCTTAATAACAGCCATGCTAAATTAGCCGCTAACTGGATTATTTCAGATCTAACCGCAGCACTAAACCGCGAAGAACTCAGCATTACAGAGTCAAAAATCAATCCAGCGCAACTTGCCATGTTGATTTTACGTATTGCAGACAATACGATTTCCAATAAGATGGCACGCGAGGTCTTTGCCGCCATGTGGGAAGGTGAAGCTGCTGCTGATGCGGACGCGATTATTGAAAAACGCGGTTTAAAACAAATCAGCGATAGCGGTGCGATTGAGGCCATGGTCGATGAGGTCATTGCCGCCAACCCAGATATTGTGGAACAGTACCGTGCGGGTCGTGATAAAGCCTTTAACTCACTGATTGGTCAGGTCATGAAAGCAGCTAAAGGTAAAGCTAACCCACAACAAGTCACCGACATCCTAAAATCCAAACTCGGTTAA
- the gatA gene encoding Asp-tRNA(Asn)/Glu-tRNA(Gln) amidotransferase subunit GatA, with protein MTMSLFNEFSDLTVLGQALRAGTISARELAQDALQRVAQSDINAFTHVDADLTLAQADAADALLASGQATALTGIPIAHKDVFVTKGWRTTAGSKMLENYVSPFDATVVEQLLAAGAVSLGKLNCDEFAMGSDSTTSYFGAIKNPWDHSRTPGGSSGGSAAAIAAGLVMAATASDTGGSIRQPAAHCGLTGLKPTYGTISRFGVIAYASSLDQAGPIARSARDVLAMLQHMVGFDANDPTSLALCGDQKNDGARITEQFNQHSTQFDANAAQPLKGLRIGLPKEFFAGNIDADSAAAIEQAIQLYESLGATRVDISLPLTQQAVPTYYVITPAEASSNLSRFDGVRFGHRAAEYTDLESMISNSRAEGFGVEVIRRILTGTYVLSEGYYDAYYLQAQRVRRLIANDFRTALEQCDVILGPVAPRTAQRLDHQDDDPTADWRNDVYTLGVNLAGLPAMSTPCGFSSQNMPIGLQLIGNYFNEGQLLAIADRFQQHSDWHQRIAGTK; from the coding sequence ATTACTATGTCTTTATTTAATGAATTCTCTGACCTTACTGTTTTAGGTCAAGCTTTACGTGCTGGCACAATCAGTGCGCGCGAATTGGCACAAGACGCCTTACAACGTGTGGCGCAAAGCGATATTAACGCCTTTACGCATGTAGACGCTGATCTGACATTGGCCCAAGCCGATGCTGCGGACGCGCTCTTGGCCTCCGGTCAGGCAACCGCACTTACTGGTATTCCTATTGCACACAAAGACGTATTCGTCACCAAAGGCTGGCGCACTACTGCGGGCAGCAAAATGCTGGAAAACTACGTCAGCCCTTTTGATGCAACGGTTGTAGAGCAACTGCTCGCCGCCGGAGCGGTATCACTGGGTAAATTAAATTGTGATGAGTTCGCTATGGGCTCAGACAGCACTACCTCTTATTTTGGTGCGATTAAAAATCCGTGGGATCACAGCCGGACCCCTGGCGGCTCCTCTGGTGGATCTGCGGCGGCTATTGCGGCGGGTTTAGTCATGGCGGCAACGGCCTCTGATACCGGAGGCTCTATACGTCAGCCTGCTGCGCACTGTGGTCTTACCGGCTTAAAACCCACCTACGGTACGATTTCACGTTTTGGTGTCATTGCCTATGCGTCCAGTCTAGATCAAGCAGGCCCGATCGCTCGTAGCGCCCGTGATGTGTTAGCCATGCTTCAACATATGGTGGGCTTTGATGCAAACGACCCCACTAGCCTAGCTCTCTGTGGCGATCAAAAAAATGACGGCGCGCGCATCACAGAACAATTCAATCAGCACAGCACTCAATTTGATGCCAATGCCGCACAACCCTTAAAAGGGCTGCGTATTGGTCTACCTAAAGAATTTTTTGCTGGCAACATAGATGCAGATAGTGCAGCCGCAATAGAACAAGCTATTCAGCTCTATGAATCGTTAGGGGCAACTCGTGTAGACATCTCATTGCCACTAACCCAACAGGCCGTGCCTACTTACTACGTCATCACCCCAGCCGAAGCCTCCAGCAACCTATCTCGCTTTGATGGTGTTCGCTTTGGGCATCGTGCCGCTGAATACACTGACCTAGAAAGCATGATCAGCAACAGCCGTGCCGAAGGCTTTGGTGTAGAGGTAATACGTCGTATTTTGACTGGAACCTATGTGTTATCCGAAGGCTACTACGATGCCTATTACCTGCAAGCCCAACGTGTACGTCGCCTCATTGCCAATGATTTCCGCACAGCCCTAGAACAATGTGATGTGATTCTTGGCCCTGTCGCCCCACGTACCGCGCAACGCCTAGACCATCAGGACGACGACCCCACCGCAGATTGGCGCAATGATGTGTACACGCTTGGCGTGAACTTAGCGGGCTTACCTGCCATGTCGACTCCGTGTGGCTTTAGCTCTCAGAATATGCCAATTGGTCTGCAACTCATTGGTAACTACTTTAACGAAGGTCAGTTGCTCGCTATTGCCGACCGTTTTCAACAACATAGCGACTGGCACCAACGCATTGCAGGAACAAAATAA
- the gatC gene encoding Asp-tRNA(Asn)/Glu-tRNA(Gln) amidotransferase subunit GatC codes for MAITQQDVAHIAHLAHIALTPEQTAQAEQDFGQIIELIQQLQSVDTTGVEPLIQPLAAIQEVNLRLRADEPAPTNTIEQRDALMNNAPAQTEGLFLVPTVIE; via the coding sequence ATGGCAATCACACAGCAAGATGTCGCACACATTGCACACCTAGCACATATCGCACTAACACCCGAGCAAACTGCCCAAGCCGAACAAGACTTCGGTCAAATTATTGAACTGATTCAACAGTTGCAAAGCGTGGACACTACCGGCGTTGAACCCTTAATTCAGCCATTGGCTGCAATCCAAGAAGTAAACTTACGTTTACGCGCTGACGAACCGGCTCCTACCAACACCATTGAACAACGTGATGCGTTGATGAACAATGCCCCTGCTCAAACCGAAGGCTTGTTCTTGGTCCCAACTGTTATTGAATAA
- a CDS encoding rod shape-determining protein — MFGILRSYFSSDMAIDLGTANTLIYVRGKGIVLDEPSVVAIRHDGGPNGKKIIQAVGHEAKQMLGRVPGNIEAIRPMKDGVIADFTVTEQMLKQFIRMVHPRSMFAPSPRIIVCVPCGSTQVERRAIRESALGAGASQVYLIEEPMAAAIGAGLAVSDASGSMVVDIGGGTTEVAVISLGGMVYKGSVRVGGDKFDEAIINYIRRNYGMLIGEPTAERIKKEIGSAFPGTEIREIEVKGRNLSEGVPRSFTVSSNEILESLTDPLNQIVSAVKTGLEQTPPELGADITEKGIALTGGGALVHDLDRLLQEETGLPVVVADDPLTCVVRGCGEALEHLEKLGAVFIYD; from the coding sequence ATGTTCGGAATTCTACGCAGTTACTTCTCTAGCGACATGGCTATTGACCTTGGTACGGCTAACACCCTGATCTACGTTCGGGGTAAAGGCATTGTACTGGACGAGCCATCTGTTGTAGCCATTCGTCACGATGGCGGCCCTAACGGCAAAAAAATCATTCAAGCAGTAGGCCACGAGGCCAAACAAATGTTAGGTCGAGTCCCCGGTAATATCGAGGCGATTCGTCCTATGAAAGACGGTGTAATTGCGGACTTTACGGTAACTGAGCAGATGTTAAAGCAGTTTATCCGTATGGTTCATCCGCGTAGCATGTTTGCTCCTAGTCCTCGGATTATTGTGTGTGTGCCGTGTGGCTCTACACAGGTTGAGCGTCGTGCCATTCGTGAGTCTGCTTTAGGTGCAGGCGCAAGCCAAGTTTACCTAATCGAAGAACCAATGGCGGCAGCGATCGGTGCAGGGCTTGCCGTATCGGACGCAAGTGGGTCGATGGTGGTAGATATTGGCGGAGGGACCACAGAGGTTGCTGTTATCTCTTTAGGCGGTATGGTCTACAAAGGTTCCGTGCGTGTTGGTGGCGATAAGTTCGATGAGGCAATTATCAACTATATACGCCGTAATTACGGTATGCTTATCGGTGAGCCCACTGCTGAACGCATTAAAAAAGAAATCGGTTCAGCTTTCCCCGGTACGGAAATCCGTGAAATCGAGGTCAAAGGGCGTAATCTTTCCGAAGGTGTTCCACGTAGTTTTACCGTGTCTTCCAACGAGATCCTAGAGTCTCTGACCGACCCGTTGAACCAAATTGTCTCTGCTGTAAAAACAGGCCTAGAGCAAACACCACCAGAACTCGGTGCTGACATTACTGAAAAAGGCATTGCCCTAACCGGTGGTGGTGCTTTAGTTCATGATCTAGACCGTTTACTCCAAGAGGAAACGGGGCTTCCAGTGGTGGTAGCAGACGATCCATTAACCTGCGTGGTGCGCGGTTGTGGCGAGGCGCTTGAACACCTAGAGAAACTAGGAGCCGTATTTATTTACGACTAA
- the mreC gene encoding rod shape-determining protein MreC, with protein MQEQRSLRLFRRGPAAEVRLAVFVLVSVVLLITDARWTVLEPARQAIAVAIYPFQRVAMAPAELSQYVDTWMNATALVHSEKEALQRQRIELAQISTHAAQLSVENEQLRRLLHVADTVTQPAVAVEVLYEPPNAFNRRLIFNKGASDGIRAGMPVIDEGGVVGQVVRVTPYTAEAALITDDKVSIPVQVLRNGLRLVAFGGHAAAKIEARYLTNEVDLEVGDTLITSGIGGLFPAGLPVAVVESINFDPATGFAVAVGQPLSHPERYRHFLVLLVQESKLHKEDTEGFNE; from the coding sequence ATGCAAGAACAACGCTCTCTTCGGCTGTTTAGGCGTGGCCCTGCTGCCGAAGTCCGCTTAGCCGTTTTCGTCTTAGTATCAGTGGTCTTGTTGATTACTGATGCGCGCTGGACTGTGCTTGAACCAGCACGCCAAGCCATTGCTGTGGCAATCTATCCTTTCCAGCGGGTGGCGATGGCTCCTGCTGAGCTTTCGCAATATGTAGACACATGGATGAATGCGACAGCTTTGGTTCACAGCGAAAAAGAAGCCCTACAGCGTCAACGTATCGAGCTGGCACAAATTTCTACCCATGCCGCCCAGCTTTCTGTTGAAAATGAACAGTTACGTCGTTTATTGCACGTGGCGGACACGGTTACTCAGCCTGCTGTAGCGGTAGAGGTTCTGTATGAGCCTCCAAATGCCTTTAATCGTCGCCTCATTTTCAACAAAGGGGCCAGTGACGGTATTCGTGCTGGTATGCCCGTGATTGACGAAGGGGGGGTAGTGGGGCAGGTGGTGCGTGTCACGCCTTACACCGCAGAGGCTGCACTCATTACGGATGATAAGGTCTCTATTCCGGTCCAGGTTCTACGCAATGGTCTACGTCTAGTCGCCTTTGGTGGTCATGCCGCCGCAAAAATCGAGGCGCGTTACTTAACGAATGAGGTGGACCTTGAGGTCGGTGACACCCTAATTACCAGTGGGATTGGCGGGCTTTTTCCTGCAGGTTTGCCCGTTGCGGTTGTTGAAAGCATCAATTTTGATCCAGCTACCGGTTTTGCCGTAGCGGTGGGTCAACCTTTATCTCATCCAGAACGCTATCGTCATTTTTTAGTGTTGCTAGTCCAAGAATCTAAACTACACAAAGAGGACACAGAGGGGTTCAATGAGTAA
- the mreD gene encoding rod shape-determining protein MreD, which translates to MSKTSHSKAGNREYNSSLSSLQPIDSSPFRVVSSGFMVWGSIFAMWMLSLLSWRLWLVAPDLLLLVLCFWTLHEPRRVNMLAGFFLGLLLDVHGGALLGEQALSYVLAIYGVGLLRRRLLLFSPLVQLIHLLPIWVVALSVSRFAHAWFAGEWAGWDWLWSAVSMAALWPIADLLLLLPHRRLDDADESAS; encoded by the coding sequence ATGAGTAAGACGTCTCACTCTAAGGCTGGGAATCGCGAATACAATAGTTCGCTCAGCTCTTTGCAACCTATAGATAGCTCACCCTTTCGTGTTGTATCCAGTGGGTTCATGGTGTGGGGTTCTATCTTTGCCATGTGGATGTTGTCGCTGTTGTCATGGCGGCTCTGGCTTGTGGCTCCCGACCTTTTATTATTAGTGCTGTGCTTTTGGACCTTGCATGAGCCACGTCGGGTCAATATGTTGGCCGGTTTTTTTCTTGGGCTATTATTAGATGTACATGGCGGTGCTCTGTTAGGTGAGCAAGCCCTAAGCTACGTGCTGGCTATTTATGGGGTGGGATTATTACGTCGTCGCCTTTTGTTATTTAGCCCTCTGGTGCAGTTAATTCATTTGTTGCCTATTTGGGTGGTGGCATTGTCTGTGTCTCGGTTCGCCCATGCGTGGTTTGCCGGGGAATGGGCAGGTTGGGATTGGCTTTGGTCTGCTGTTTCTATGGCAGCGCTCTGGCCCATTGCTGACTTGCTTTTATTATTGCCGCATCGTCGTTTAGATGACGCTGACGAAAGCGCATCCTAA
- the mrdA gene encoding penicillin-binding protein 2, protein MFEFKKTSQLLRRRTIVRASVAGVVVLLLLSILIARLWYLQVVRYEGLAARADQNRIAVVPIPPRRGEVTDRTGVVLARNYRDYTLTVVPAHIDKPMNDMLDELSTLVYLSPRERRRFNQLLGQSSRYAPIILRNNLNEIEASWFAAHSFKFPGVELQARWVREYPQGESAAHVIGYVGRISQADEQQLENEGRIGNYRGTHIIGKKGIEKTWEDTLHGQTGVEEVEVTASGRPVRVLSRKDPVPGMDLQLSIDIGLQQHAEAQFAGRRGALVAIEPSTGEVLAFVSAPSFDPNLFVDGIDVENWRKLNESPDHPLINRPLFGTYPIGSTYKPFVALAALEMGKRAAHDRMPDPGYFEFGGQRFRNAGGAAYGWTDMHRALVVSSDTYFYSLGPDIGVDALHDFSKQFGFGQLTGIDLEGERKGILPSREWKRNAYKTPSQQRWYAGETVSVVVGQGYNSFTLLQLAQATSVLANNGVYMKPHLVRDLINPINGDRQATVTEPSHVIPLKQANIDVVKKALIDVTRSGTARRAFANAAYQAAGKTGTAQVFSLRGAKYNASAIDERLRDHALFMAYAPADNPKIAIGLIVENAGWGATIAAPLARSVFDYWLVERGNLKP, encoded by the coding sequence ATGTTTGAGTTTAAAAAAACCTCCCAGCTATTGCGCCGTCGCACCATAGTACGTGCCAGTGTGGCAGGTGTGGTGGTGTTATTGTTGCTCAGCATATTGATTGCTCGCTTGTGGTATTTGCAGGTGGTGCGCTACGAAGGGTTAGCAGCACGAGCCGATCAAAACCGGATTGCCGTCGTTCCCATACCTCCGCGACGCGGAGAGGTAACAGACCGTACAGGGGTGGTGTTGGCACGTAATTACAGGGATTACACCCTGACAGTAGTGCCAGCACATATAGATAAACCAATGAATGACATGCTAGATGAACTATCTACATTGGTGTATTTATCCCCTAGAGAGCGTCGTCGATTTAACCAGCTATTGGGGCAGAGTAGTCGTTATGCGCCCATTATTTTACGCAATAACCTAAACGAGATCGAAGCCTCTTGGTTTGCGGCACATTCTTTTAAATTTCCAGGTGTTGAGCTACAAGCTCGCTGGGTACGTGAATACCCTCAAGGCGAATCGGCAGCTCATGTGATTGGTTATGTGGGGCGTATTTCTCAGGCCGATGAGCAGCAGCTCGAAAATGAAGGCCGTATTGGTAATTACCGTGGCACACATATCATTGGTAAAAAAGGGATTGAAAAAACCTGGGAAGACACTCTGCATGGACAGACCGGTGTAGAGGAAGTAGAGGTCACGGCCTCAGGCCGTCCAGTACGCGTCCTTAGCCGCAAAGACCCGGTGCCGGGCATGGACCTACAGCTTTCCATTGATATAGGCCTACAGCAGCACGCAGAGGCGCAGTTTGCAGGTAGGCGGGGTGCATTGGTGGCCATAGAGCCATCTACAGGAGAGGTGCTCGCTTTTGTGTCAGCACCGTCTTTTGATCCTAATTTATTTGTTGACGGCATTGACGTAGAAAATTGGCGTAAATTAAATGAGTCTCCCGATCACCCACTCATTAACCGCCCTTTGTTTGGTACCTATCCGATTGGTTCTACCTATAAACCTTTTGTGGCTTTAGCCGCCTTAGAAATGGGTAAACGGGCGGCCCATGATCGTATGCCAGACCCTGGCTATTTTGAATTCGGTGGTCAACGTTTCCGTAATGCGGGGGGCGCTGCATATGGGTGGACGGATATGCATCGGGCATTGGTGGTCTCATCAGATACGTATTTTTATTCTTTAGGGCCGGATATTGGGGTTGATGCTCTCCATGACTTCAGTAAACAGTTTGGTTTTGGTCAGTTAACAGGGATTGATTTAGAGGGTGAGCGCAAAGGTATTTTGCCATCTCGTGAATGGAAGCGAAATGCGTATAAAACGCCATCGCAGCAGCGTTGGTATGCGGGGGAAACCGTATCCGTGGTGGTGGGGCAAGGCTATAACTCATTCACCTTATTGCAGCTGGCTCAGGCAACCTCCGTTTTGGCAAATAACGGGGTATATATGAAACCGCATTTAGTGCGTGATCTTATTAACCCGATCAATGGGGATAGGCAAGCTACTGTTACCGAGCCTTCTCATGTGATTCCCTTGAAACAGGCCAACATTGATGTGGTCAAAAAAGCCTTAATTGATGTGACGCGATCTGGCACTGCGCGACGCGCTTTTGCGAATGCGGCGTATCAGGCTGCAGGTAAAACAGGTACGGCGCAGGTCTTTAGCTTACGTGGTGCTAAATATAATG